One genomic window of Cygnus olor isolate bCygOlo1 chromosome 3, bCygOlo1.pri.v2, whole genome shotgun sequence includes the following:
- the LOC121066842 gene encoding cytochrome c oxidase assembly protein COX20, mitochondrial: protein MAGEGGSEAGKSFKLLGFLDVKNVPCARESVLYGSVGSLVLGLGHFLATSRVKRSCDFAVGGFICTMLGYWFYCRYNLAKHRIRQRMLKEGMRNKILFEGSSFDPEKKQADSERSNS from the exons ATGGCGGGCGAGGGCGGCTCTGAGGCGGGGAAG tccTTTAAACTCCTGGGATTTCTTGATGTTAAAAATGTCCCGTGTGCACGAGAATCAGTGCTCTATGGCTCAGTGGGATCTTTAGTTTTGGGTCTTGGACACTTTTTAGCAACCA gtAGAGTGAAAAGATCCTGTGACTTTGCAGTCGGGGGCTTTATTTGCACAATGTTAGGATACTG GTTTTACTGCAGGTACAATTTAGCCAAACACAGGATCCGGCAACGAATGCTTAAAGAAGgaatgagaaacaaaattttatttgaaggCAGTTCTTTtgatccagaaaaaaaacaagcggACAGTGAAAGAAGCAATTCGTAG